A single genomic interval of Candidatus Eisenbacteria bacterium harbors:
- the rpsO gene encoding 30S ribosomal protein S15 yields MPLSKDTKKGIIGQFQLHEHDSGSPEVQIALLTERIKTLTEHFKVHKKDHHSRRGLLKMVGQRRRLLDYLKATRIERYRSLVRELGLRK; encoded by the coding sequence GTGCCGCTTTCCAAGGATACGAAGAAAGGGATAATAGGGCAATTCCAGTTACACGAGCATGATTCTGGCTCGCCCGAAGTACAAATTGCTCTTCTGACCGAGAGAATAAAAACCTTGACGGAACACTTCAAGGTTCACAAGAAAGATCATCATTCGCGCAGAGGCCTTCTCAAGATGGTGGGACAAAGGCGGAGACTTTTGGATTATCTGAAGGCCACGCGGATTGAAAGATACAGGTCCCTTGTCAGAGAACTAGGGCTTAGAAAGTAA
- the pnp gene encoding polyribonucleotide nucleotidyltransferase, translating to MSNTVELELAGRKLVLETGKVAKQASGAVTVRYGDTVVLVTAVASEEPLEASLDFVPLLVDYREKSYAAGRIPGGFFKREGRPTEKEIMSSRQIDRPIRPMFSKDFKNELQIVATVLSSDQENDSDVLAMVGASAALCLSDIPFPEPVSAVRIGRIDGKFVVNPTFSELDRSDMDVVVAGTDRSVLMVEGGSKEVHEKDLIAALALAHEHIGQVNGIQTRLREMCGKTKMVVPVREMDPGLLQEMRANYLEVIREANRVSDKEKRQDSIKRTKKEASLALGQKFPGRELEIGEIVNYIEKEDLRRMILTEKRRVDGRSPGEIRPISCEVGVLPRTHGSALFTRGQTQSLVVTTLGTSLDEQRVEELEGESWKTYMLHYNFPPFSVGEVRPMRGPGRREIGHGALAERAIHPMIPASGEFPYTIRIVSDILESNGSSSMATVCGASLSLMDAGVPIKAAVAGIAMGLVKENDSFEILTDILGIEDHLGDMDFKVTGTRKGVTAFQMDVKATHIGFDTLTAAMERARDARIHVLDAMDKCISAPRSELSPYAPRITVIQIDQDKIRDVIGPGGRVIKKITEETGAKVNIEDSGEIKIASYNAANGEKALMMIKSLTEDPEIGRIYHGKVKRVVPFGAFVEILPGRDGLVHISELENRRVACVEDVVREGDMVMVKVIGIDREGKIKLSRKAALGAASTPDA from the coding sequence ATGTCAAACACCGTTGAATTGGAACTGGCTGGTAGAAAGCTGGTCTTAGAAACAGGCAAGGTTGCCAAGCAAGCCTCGGGAGCAGTCACGGTCCGTTACGGCGATACCGTGGTACTTGTTACCGCAGTTGCCTCAGAGGAGCCCCTCGAGGCGTCGCTTGATTTCGTGCCTCTCTTGGTGGATTACAGAGAAAAGTCATACGCGGCCGGCAGAATTCCCGGAGGGTTCTTCAAGAGGGAAGGTAGACCGACCGAAAAAGAGATCATGAGTTCCAGGCAGATAGACAGGCCGATACGCCCGATGTTCTCCAAGGACTTCAAGAACGAACTCCAGATAGTGGCGACGGTGCTTTCTTCCGATCAAGAGAACGACTCGGATGTCCTGGCCATGGTGGGGGCTTCAGCCGCGCTGTGCCTGTCTGACATTCCCTTCCCGGAGCCCGTGTCTGCCGTGAGGATCGGGAGGATAGATGGGAAATTCGTGGTCAATCCTACGTTCTCGGAACTGGATCGTAGTGACATGGACGTCGTTGTCGCCGGCACCGATCGATCTGTCTTGATGGTGGAGGGTGGTTCAAAGGAAGTCCACGAAAAGGATCTCATCGCCGCCCTGGCTCTCGCGCACGAGCACATCGGTCAAGTGAACGGCATTCAGACGCGGCTCAGGGAAATGTGCGGTAAGACCAAGATGGTCGTCCCTGTGCGCGAGATGGATCCTGGTTTGCTGCAGGAAATGAGGGCAAACTACCTTGAAGTAATCAGAGAAGCAAACAGGGTGTCTGACAAGGAGAAGAGACAGGACTCCATAAAGAGGACCAAGAAGGAAGCTAGCCTGGCGCTCGGCCAGAAGTTTCCTGGAAGAGAACTCGAGATAGGCGAGATAGTCAACTACATCGAGAAAGAAGACCTGAGGAGAATGATTCTAACCGAGAAGAGAAGGGTTGACGGCCGTTCCCCCGGCGAAATAAGACCCATTTCTTGTGAGGTCGGCGTCCTGCCGAGAACTCACGGTTCGGCGCTCTTCACGAGGGGACAGACACAGAGTCTGGTCGTCACAACTCTGGGCACGTCACTCGACGAACAGAGGGTCGAAGAACTCGAGGGAGAGAGTTGGAAAACCTACATGCTGCATTACAATTTCCCTCCTTTCAGCGTCGGGGAGGTCCGACCGATGAGGGGGCCAGGCAGGCGGGAAATAGGCCACGGAGCTCTTGCCGAACGGGCCATCCATCCCATGATACCCGCTTCAGGGGAGTTTCCCTACACGATAAGAATAGTGTCAGACATATTGGAGTCGAACGGTTCCTCCTCTATGGCAACGGTGTGCGGCGCAAGTCTCTCCCTGATGGACGCTGGAGTTCCAATCAAGGCCGCGGTCGCGGGAATCGCGATGGGATTGGTCAAGGAGAACGACTCGTTCGAAATCCTGACCGACATTCTGGGTATTGAAGATCACCTCGGTGACATGGACTTCAAGGTGACGGGGACTCGCAAGGGTGTCACGGCTTTCCAGATGGACGTAAAGGCGACGCACATCGGTTTTGATACTCTGACCGCTGCCATGGAGAGAGCCAGAGACGCCAGGATCCACGTGCTCGATGCCATGGACAAATGCATTTCTGCTCCGAGGTCGGAGTTGTCGCCCTATGCTCCAAGGATAACCGTGATTCAGATTGACCAGGACAAGATAAGAGACGTGATCGGTCCTGGCGGTAGGGTCATCAAGAAGATAACCGAAGAGACAGGCGCCAAGGTGAACATTGAGGACAGCGGCGAGATCAAGATTGCCTCGTACAATGCTGCCAACGGCGAGAAGGCCCTCATGATGATAAAGAGCCTCACCGAAGATCCCGAGATAGGCCGCATATATCATGGCAAGGTCAAGCGGGTCGTGCCGTTCGGGGCGTTCGTCGAGATACTTCCCGGTAGGGACGGACTTGTTCACATTTCGGAGCTCGAGAATCGAAGGGTGGCGTGCGTCGAGGACGTCGTCAGAGAGGGCGACATGGTCATGGTGAAGGTGATCGGCATAGACAGGGAAGGCAAGATCAAGCTCAGCAGAAAGGCAGCACTCGGGGCGGCTTCCACTCCCGACGCCTGA
- a CDS encoding pitrilysin family protein: MTEGMFHRDCLSQGMTVVAEEVPEVRSVSIGVWVRSGSRNETWGQSGLSHFIEHMAFKGTAKRNALEIAKSLECVGGHLDAFASREFTCFYARVLEEQLPLAVDVLSDIVCHSLFDENEIEKEKRVILDEIGTLEDTPDDQIHDLFSQVIWKDHPLGRSILGHSETVRGFNRQGLLNFFTDRYFLSNVIISVAGKFDYGALVELLGRSFALPHGGTSADGGLPPDYSRQTEVYERELAQEYVCLGTRGVSYNHELRFSLLVLSVIMGGGMSSRLFQRVREEEGLAYSVYSYADFLKDSGLFCASMGVKPDSAGKALTIVLEEFEKALESSPSADEIRSAQWQLKGSLLLGLESMSNRMARLAKSEIYCGRYVSLDELVSMIDQVDAGTIARAAELVLRRESLSVVALGPCSKKEIAGLVETPAP, translated from the coding sequence ATGACTGAGGGTATGTTTCACAGAGATTGCCTGAGCCAGGGTATGACGGTGGTGGCCGAGGAAGTTCCCGAGGTCAGGTCCGTGTCAATCGGCGTCTGGGTACGCTCCGGTTCCAGGAATGAAACGTGGGGCCAAAGCGGGCTTTCTCATTTCATAGAGCACATGGCGTTCAAGGGCACCGCGAAGCGCAACGCGCTCGAGATAGCGAAAAGTCTCGAATGCGTCGGTGGTCACCTCGACGCGTTTGCCTCGAGAGAGTTCACCTGCTTCTATGCAAGGGTTTTGGAAGAACAGCTTCCTCTGGCAGTTGACGTGCTCTCGGACATCGTTTGTCATTCGCTGTTTGACGAGAATGAGATTGAGAAAGAGAAACGCGTCATACTGGACGAAATAGGTACGCTCGAGGACACACCTGACGACCAGATCCACGATCTTTTCTCTCAAGTCATCTGGAAGGATCACCCGCTCGGTCGTTCTATCCTCGGACACAGCGAGACAGTGCGTGGCTTCAACAGGCAAGGACTGTTGAATTTCTTCACCGATCGCTATTTTCTTTCCAACGTCATAATATCGGTGGCCGGGAAATTCGACTACGGCGCGCTCGTGGAGCTGCTCGGTAGAAGTTTCGCGCTTCCACACGGCGGTACGTCGGCGGACGGCGGACTTCCTCCCGACTACAGTCGCCAGACGGAGGTTTACGAACGAGAGTTGGCGCAGGAGTACGTCTGTTTGGGGACAAGGGGAGTCTCCTACAATCACGAGCTTAGATTTTCTCTACTCGTGCTGAGCGTCATCATGGGCGGAGGGATGAGCTCCAGGCTTTTCCAGAGAGTGAGGGAGGAGGAGGGATTGGCGTATTCGGTGTACAGCTACGCAGATTTTTTGAAGGATTCCGGGCTCTTCTGCGCCTCCATGGGGGTCAAGCCGGATTCTGCGGGTAAGGCTCTCACCATCGTGCTTGAGGAATTCGAGAAGGCGCTGGAATCGAGTCCTTCCGCCGACGAGATACGAAGCGCTCAGTGGCAGCTCAAGGGTTCTCTTCTCCTCGGGCTTGAAAGCATGAGCAACAGAATGGCGAGGTTGGCCAAGTCGGAGATATATTGCGGCAGGTACGTGTCCCTGGATGAACTTGTCTCGATGATCGATCAAGTGGATGCGGGGACCATCGCCAGAGCGGCCGAGCTTGTCTTGAGGCGTGAGAGCCTGTCGGTCGTGGCGCTCGGGCCTTGCTCCAAGAAAGAAATCGCCGGGCTGGTCGAAACTCCCGCCCCCTAG
- a CDS encoding aminotransferase class I/II-fold pyridoxal phosphate-dependent enzyme — protein MPEPSDKVKNLPTYALAKLFAAKDRKLREGVDVIDLGVGNPDLRPPEPVIRALHQALDDVTKENHRYPAFGGLPEFREAIAGWYSRRFGVTLDPDKEVLPLVGSKEGLAKFMLAHLNPGDGILITSPCYPAYLGAATVAQADTYQVPLLEKHDFIPQLDQIPKDVLKKAKLILVNFPNNPTGALATDDFYERLKEFALENNIFIMSDIAYCDVCLDPRFRSKSFLQFDKNKENSIEFHSFSKSFSMQGWRLGFACGNSSAVANLLKIKSNMDFGVFMAVQRAGMAALEGAETFSKQMSEAYRKRRDAFIPELVKTGWDVRSPMATLYVWLKIPRSYSSSDDFADDLVEKTGVLVAPGSGFGKYGEGYVRISLIASEERLIEAVRRMKEAGFRY, from the coding sequence ATGCCAGAACCTTCCGATAAAGTGAAGAACCTTCCGACCTACGCTCTTGCAAAACTCTTTGCGGCAAAGGACAGAAAGCTTCGCGAGGGTGTCGACGTTATTGACCTCGGTGTGGGAAATCCAGACTTGAGACCGCCGGAACCCGTCATCCGCGCCCTGCACCAGGCCCTGGACGATGTCACCAAGGAGAACCACCGCTATCCTGCTTTCGGTGGTCTTCCAGAGTTTAGAGAAGCGATCGCCGGTTGGTACTCGAGGCGCTTCGGCGTGACGCTTGACCCCGACAAGGAAGTCTTGCCGCTCGTCGGCTCCAAGGAAGGCCTCGCCAAGTTCATGCTGGCCCACTTGAATCCCGGCGACGGCATACTGATAACTTCGCCATGCTACCCGGCCTATCTGGGTGCTGCTACCGTGGCGCAGGCCGACACTTATCAGGTGCCGCTCCTCGAGAAGCATGACTTCATTCCTCAGCTTGATCAGATTCCGAAAGATGTTCTGAAAAAGGCCAAACTGATACTCGTCAACTTTCCAAACAATCCCACCGGCGCCCTGGCGACTGACGATTTCTACGAACGGCTCAAGGAGTTCGCGCTGGAGAACAACATCTTCATCATGTCAGACATCGCGTACTGCGATGTCTGCCTCGACCCGCGCTTCAGGTCCAAGAGTTTCCTGCAGTTTGACAAGAACAAGGAGAACTCTATCGAATTCCACTCTTTCTCGAAGTCGTTCAGTATGCAGGGATGGCGTCTCGGGTTCGCGTGCGGCAACAGCTCGGCCGTCGCCAATCTGCTCAAGATAAAATCTAACATGGACTTCGGCGTGTTCATGGCCGTCCAACGGGCTGGAATGGCCGCCCTGGAAGGGGCGGAGACTTTTTCCAAACAAATGTCCGAGGCCTACAGAAAGAGGCGCGACGCGTTCATACCCGAGCTCGTAAAGACTGGCTGGGACGTCAGATCTCCCATGGCGACGCTGTACGTGTGGCTCAAGATACCCCGCTCTTACTCGTCTTCGGACGATTTTGCGGATGACCTGGTCGAAAAGACTGGTGTGTTGGTGGCTCCCGGTTCGGGGTTCGGAAAGTACGGCGAGGGCTACGTCAGAATATCACTCATCGCGAGCGAGGAAAGGCTCATCGAAGCGGTGAGACGAATGAAAGAGGCGGGCTTCAGGTACTAG
- a CDS encoding WecB/TagA/CpsF family glycosyltransferase, with amino-acid sequence MKETVTLLGVTVHNVTSAHAVRAIDGFVSSRTPHKIIVANAAKLVKAQKDSELLQALHTSNLVTADGISIVLGARIFGVKLLERVTGSEHLVPLSCELAARKGYSVFFLGASPGIAEKASLILKRQFPALRIAGTYSPAYNILRDQTETERSIRLVNDASPDILFVALGTPKQEKWISRNLEKLGVPVTIGVGATLDFIAGAVARPPAWVHRVGFAWLYRLVHDPKRLWRRNLEGVVFLWLVLRERFLGRAESRE; translated from the coding sequence GTGAAAGAGACCGTTACCCTGCTCGGAGTGACCGTTCACAACGTGACTTCTGCTCACGCAGTCAGGGCAATCGACGGCTTTGTCTCCTCCAGAACGCCCCACAAGATAATAGTGGCAAACGCCGCGAAGCTGGTGAAGGCCCAGAAGGATTCTGAGCTCCTCCAGGCATTGCATACTTCCAATCTCGTGACAGCTGACGGGATATCGATTGTTCTCGGGGCGAGGATATTCGGAGTGAAGTTGTTGGAGAGAGTCACGGGTTCCGAGCATCTGGTGCCGCTCTCGTGCGAGCTTGCTGCAAGAAAGGGCTACTCGGTATTCTTTCTGGGCGCGAGTCCCGGGATTGCCGAAAAAGCCTCCCTGATTCTGAAGCGGCAATTTCCTGCCCTCAGAATCGCGGGCACTTACTCGCCCGCGTACAACATACTGCGCGATCAAACCGAGACGGAGAGGTCGATTCGGCTTGTCAACGACGCTTCGCCCGACATACTCTTCGTGGCTCTCGGTACCCCGAAGCAAGAGAAATGGATTTCCAGAAACCTGGAGAAACTCGGCGTGCCCGTGACCATAGGTGTGGGCGCCACGCTTGACTTCATCGCGGGAGCCGTGGCGCGGCCTCCGGCGTGGGTGCACAGAGTAGGTTTTGCCTGGCTGTACAGGCTCGTTCACGATCCGAAGCGTCTCTGGAGAAGAAATCTCGAAGGAGTCGTCTTCCTGTGGCTTGTGTTGAGGGAGAGATTTCTGGGGAGAGCGGAGTCGCGCGAGTAG